In the genome of Amphiura filiformis chromosome 4, Afil_fr2py, whole genome shotgun sequence, one region contains:
- the LOC140150084 gene encoding bombesin receptor subtype-3-like: MEAIYYTTFDVNISEYSYELDNTSQLSYNDIINVLKDICAIRDDSIWRLVMFVIFIAFRFVGNVALLIIILKNKTLRNAPNILIGNLAVADLLYIVVTGPIKFEHEFHPCWLSGRMPCALRNYAPVVCQCACAYSLLALSRERYSAIVHGVHSRKSRTKRDSLCCAIIAWVLGFIVASPILTTYFTTVKEIFNITISCQSVERGSRRAQIFECCKLFIVYIIPLMLVTIHYTKMAYFLISSTNTFREQNETFRKQTKARKRLAYITITITIFFCLFSLPSFIYGLMFHFKPMNEFHGEPVTKFRHFYYFMSLANSSLNPWLVFVLSSAHRERLAQCFGCLKCSSNSNLGNSQRTKLLTIFNNSSGTTSIRSRPELCVSDTETVDTLRSSISKSVIEYQL, from the coding sequence ATGGAGGCAATTTATTACACCACATTCGATGTTAACATTTCCGAATACAGTTACGAGTTGGACAACACAAGTCAACTGAGTTACAATGACATCATAAACGTCTTAAAAGACATTTGTGCTATTCGAGACGACTCTATTTGGCGACTAGTTATGTTTGTAATTTTTATTGCATTTAGGTTTGTTGGAAATGTAGCTCtgttaataataattttgaagaaCAAAACTCTGCGGAATGCTCCAAACATTCTAATAGGTAACCTTGCAGTGGCGGACCTTTTGTATATAGTGGTGACTGGACCAATCAAATTTGAGCATGAGTTCCACCCTTGCTGGTTGAGTGGTAGAATGCCATGCGCCCTAAGAAACTATGCGCCTGTGGTTTGTCAATGCGCTTGCGCATATTCATTACTCGCTTTGAGTCGCGAGCGATATTCGGCGATAGTTCATGGGGTGCATTCCCGCAAGTCTCGTACTAAACGTGATTCGCTATGCTGTGCAATAATTGCATGGGTGTTAGGGTTTATAGTTGCTTCACCAATTTTGACGACGTATTTCACGACAGTAAAAGAAATTTTTAACATTACCATTAGTTGCCAATCAGTAGAGCGAGGCAGTAGAAGAGctcaaatatttgaatgttgtaaATTGTTCATCGTGTACATAATTCCTTTAATGTTAGTTACCATACACTATACCAAAATGGCATACTTTCTCATATCAAGCACAAACACATTTAGAGAGCAAAATGAAACATTTAGGAAGCAAACGAAAGCGCGTAAAAGGCTGGCTTACATAACCATTACAATTACAATATTTTTCTGTCTCTTCTCGCTTCCAAGTTTTATATACGGTTTGATGTTCCATTTCAAACCAATGAATGAATTTCACGGTGAGCCCGTTACCAAGTTTcgacatttttattattttatgtcctTAGCAAATTCAAGCTTGAACCCATGGTTGGTGTTTGTTCTCAGTTCGGCACACCGTGAACGCCTAGCGCAGTGCTTCGGATGTCTTAAATGTTCTAGTAACTCCAACCTCGGGAATTCGCAGCGCACTAAATTGTTGACAATATTCAACAACTCATCAGGTACCACATCTATCCGCTCTCGGCCAGAATTATGTGTCAGTGATACAGAGACAGTAGACACACTACGTTCGAGCATCAGTAAAAGTGTGATAGAATATCAACTCTAG